One genomic region from Nymphaea colorata isolate Beijing-Zhang1983 chromosome 10, ASM883128v2, whole genome shotgun sequence encodes:
- the LOC116262354 gene encoding YTH domain-containing protein ECT4-like isoform X3 → MDNEAAPAFVVDQGLYCPAATGYYGYYCTGYQAAGDWDNHGRVLQVDNQDLQYSALQAEGLPYVYYPPNYGYAQSAYNPFNPYIPGAIIGMDGQFVGSQPYYGSTSYQHAVSSSSFSPIVFQPSSDIPTCSLPANSLLSVPSSSSSGLDGAGGTYATPASVTTVTISDGPLKPKREVEKQGTSIQTLKPIDIKSVPVASKVATCAVPSSSMSKVNASDGHSSHSSEAGRVGQHQAVPVQKLQPAHVKPGTSEGAVRQLTSPEIFSSTSTSQSSSAPATIQVKDYIPLRRLTPVQRPVNITVTTGVNGVVDVGSGHHGWPMNNKSNKPLHFGMAMINVDRSPDALSEQNRGPRTSRSKNQWTSPLSLRVYSTRPFSNDMKENILIYADHYNRDDFPVSYPDAKFFVIKSYSEDDVHKSIKYNVWSSTPNGNKRLDASYADAQRRSGGKHRACPVFLFFSVNASGQFCGVAEMIGPVDFQKDMDFWQQDKWNGSFPVKWHLIKDVPNPHFRHIILENNENKPVTNSRDTQEVKYSQGIEMLKIFKSYSSKTSILDDFMYYEERQQALFDKKTKYQNQSYKDFTLDMSMTNSKLVGTVDLQTSQVLPQTANDANEDTMTVPVEDVDNMLSTVKISSLASEPEEKHSNVSSDIVTVGSMPIKVNGYNSVFSSSSADKAEGSDDNLSILTVGTISIDPKALRLGKHGSFAAGNRSTCGV, encoded by the exons ATGGATAATGAAGCAGCACCTGCCTTTGTAGTAGACCAGGGGCTATACTGTCCTGCTGCAACTGGCTACTATGGGTATTACTGTACAG GCTATCAAGCAGCTGGAGACTGGGACAACCACGGTAGGGTCTTGCAAGTGGATAACCAAGATCTCCAGTACTCT GCTCTTCAAGCTGAAGGTTTGCCCTATGTATATTACCCACCAAATTATGGATATGCACAGTCTGCTTACAACCCATTCAACCCCTATATACCTGGAGCTATCATTGGCATGGATGGCCAGTTTGTAGGGTCTCAACCATATTATGGCAGTACATCTTATCAACATGCTGTCTCGTCTTCCAGTTTCTCTCCAATAGTTTTTCAGCCTAGTTCTGACATTCCAACTTGTAGTTTACCTGCCAATTCATTGCTTAGTGTTCCTAGCTCGAGTTCCAGTGGACTAGATGGTGCAGGTGGAACATATGCAACACCTGCTTCTGTGACTACGGTAACCATCTCTGATGGCCCGTTAAAGCCTAAAAGAGAAGTGGAAAAACAGGGTACTTCCATTCAGACTCTGAAACCTATAGATATAAAGTCTGTTCCAGTTGCCAGTAAAGTTGCAACATGTGCAGTGCCTTCTTCATCCATGAGCAAAGTGAATGCCTCTGATGGCCATTCTTCACATTCTTCTGAGGCTGGGAGAGTGGGGCAGCATCAGGCTGTTCCTGTTCAGAAGCTTCAACCCGCACATGTAAAACCTGGAACCTCTGAAGGTGCCGTGAGGCAGTTGACTTCACCAGAAATATTCTCCTCCACCAGTACCTCTCAG AGTTCAAGTGCTCCTGCAACTATTCAAGTGAAAGATTATATCCCTTTAAGGAGGTTGACACCAGTTCAGAGGCCTGTTAATATTACAGTGACCACAGGTGTGAATGGAGTCGTTGATGTTGGCTCTGGTCATCATGGATGGCCTATGAATAACAAGTCCAACAAACCGTTGCATTTTGGTATGGCTATGATCAATGTGGATAGAAGCCCAGATGCATTGAGTGAACAAAACAGGGGCCCTAGAACAAGTAGGTCTAAAAATCAGTGGACTTCTCCACTTTCTTTAAGAGTCTATTCAACTCGGCCTTTCAGTAATGACATGAAGGAGAATATATTGATCTATGCTGATCACTACAACAGAGATGATTTTCCTGTTAGCTATCCTGATGCCAAATTCTTTGTGATAAAGTCTTATAGTGAAGACGACGTGCACAAAAGTATCAAATATAACGTATGGTCAAGTACTCCGAATGGAAACAAGCGGCTAGATGCTTCCTATGCAGATGCACAGAGAAGGTCAGGAGGAAAGCATAGAGCAtgtcctgtttttcttttcttttca GTTAATGCGAGTGGGCAGTTCTGTGGTGTTGCAGAAATGATTGGTCCTGTTGACTTTCAGAAGGATATGGATTTTTGGCAGCAGGACAAATGGAATGGTAGCTTTCCTGTCAAGTGGCACCTAATAAAGGATGTTCCAAACCCTCATTTTCGGCACATAATCTTAGAGAATAATGAAAATAAGCCAGTGACTAATAGCAGGGACACACAGGAG GTAAAGTATAGTCAAGGTATTGAGATGCTGAAGATTTTCAAGAGTTACTCTTCAAAGACTTCCATTTTGGATGATTTCATGTATTATGAGGAGCGTCAACAAGCTTTATTTGATAAGAAAACGAAGTATCAAAATCAGAGCTACAAGGACTTTACCTTGGACATGTCAATGACCAACAGCAAACTGGTTGGCACTGTTGATCTGCAGACAAGTCAGGTGCTACCACAAACTGCTAATGATGCCAATGAAGACACCATGACTGTTCCAGTTGAGGATGTTGATAATATGTTGTCGACTGTGAAAATTAGTTCCCTTGCAAGTGAGCCAGAAGAAAAACACAGTAATGTATCCAGTGACATTGTCACAGTGGGCTCAATGCCGATCAAGGTTAATGGCTACAATTCTgttttctcctcctcttctgcTGACAAGGCCGAGGGATCTGATGACAATTTGAGTATCCTAACCGTGGGGACAATTTCCATCGATCCAAAAGCCCTAAGACTTGGCAAACATGGTAGTTTTGCTGCTGGAAATCGCTCTACCTGTGGAGTATAA
- the LOC116262354 gene encoding YTH domain-containing protein ECT4-like isoform X1 has protein sequence MERRDGSVAKRVEAYLKQGADLNPLGATVSVNVMDNEAAPAFVVDQGLYCPAATGYYGYYCTGYQAAGDWDNHGRVLQVDNQDLQYSALQAEGLPYVYYPPNYGYAQSAYNPFNPYIPGAIIGMDGQFVGSQPYYGSTSYQHAVSSSSFSPIVFQPSSDIPTCSLPANSLLSVPSSSSSGLDGAGGTYATPASVTTVTISDGPLKPKREVEKQGTSIQTLKPIDIKSVPVASKVATCAVPSSSMSKVNASDGHSSHSSEAGRVGQHQAVPVQKLQPAHVKPGTSEGAVRQLTSPEIFSSTSTSQSSSAPATIQVKDYIPLRRLTPVQRPVNITVTTGVNGVVDVGSGHHGWPMNNKSNKPLHFGMAMINVDRSPDALSEQNRGPRTSRSKNQWTSPLSLRVYSTRPFSNDMKENILIYADHYNRDDFPVSYPDAKFFVIKSYSEDDVHKSIKYNVWSSTPNGNKRLDASYADAQRRSGGKHRACPVFLFFSVNASGQFCGVAEMIGPVDFQKDMDFWQQDKWNGSFPVKWHLIKDVPNPHFRHIILENNENKPVTNSRDTQEVKYSQGIEMLKIFKSYSSKTSILDDFMYYEERQQALFDKKTKYQNQSYKDFTLDMSMTNSKLVGTVDLQTSQVLPQTANDANEDTMTVPVEDVDNMLSTVKISSLASEPEEKHSNVSSDIVTVGSMPIKVNGYNSVFSSSSADKAEGSDDNLSILTVGTISIDPKALRLGKHGSFAAGNRSTCGV, from the exons ATGGAAAGGCGTGATGGCTCCGTAGCTAAAAGAGTGGAGGCCTATTTG AAACAGGGTGCTGATCTGAATCCACTGGGTGCCACAGTTTCTGTGAATGTTATGGATAATGAAGCAGCACCTGCCTTTGTAGTAGACCAGGGGCTATACTGTCCTGCTGCAACTGGCTACTATGGGTATTACTGTACAG GCTATCAAGCAGCTGGAGACTGGGACAACCACGGTAGGGTCTTGCAAGTGGATAACCAAGATCTCCAGTACTCT GCTCTTCAAGCTGAAGGTTTGCCCTATGTATATTACCCACCAAATTATGGATATGCACAGTCTGCTTACAACCCATTCAACCCCTATATACCTGGAGCTATCATTGGCATGGATGGCCAGTTTGTAGGGTCTCAACCATATTATGGCAGTACATCTTATCAACATGCTGTCTCGTCTTCCAGTTTCTCTCCAATAGTTTTTCAGCCTAGTTCTGACATTCCAACTTGTAGTTTACCTGCCAATTCATTGCTTAGTGTTCCTAGCTCGAGTTCCAGTGGACTAGATGGTGCAGGTGGAACATATGCAACACCTGCTTCTGTGACTACGGTAACCATCTCTGATGGCCCGTTAAAGCCTAAAAGAGAAGTGGAAAAACAGGGTACTTCCATTCAGACTCTGAAACCTATAGATATAAAGTCTGTTCCAGTTGCCAGTAAAGTTGCAACATGTGCAGTGCCTTCTTCATCCATGAGCAAAGTGAATGCCTCTGATGGCCATTCTTCACATTCTTCTGAGGCTGGGAGAGTGGGGCAGCATCAGGCTGTTCCTGTTCAGAAGCTTCAACCCGCACATGTAAAACCTGGAACCTCTGAAGGTGCCGTGAGGCAGTTGACTTCACCAGAAATATTCTCCTCCACCAGTACCTCTCAG AGTTCAAGTGCTCCTGCAACTATTCAAGTGAAAGATTATATCCCTTTAAGGAGGTTGACACCAGTTCAGAGGCCTGTTAATATTACAGTGACCACAGGTGTGAATGGAGTCGTTGATGTTGGCTCTGGTCATCATGGATGGCCTATGAATAACAAGTCCAACAAACCGTTGCATTTTGGTATGGCTATGATCAATGTGGATAGAAGCCCAGATGCATTGAGTGAACAAAACAGGGGCCCTAGAACAAGTAGGTCTAAAAATCAGTGGACTTCTCCACTTTCTTTAAGAGTCTATTCAACTCGGCCTTTCAGTAATGACATGAAGGAGAATATATTGATCTATGCTGATCACTACAACAGAGATGATTTTCCTGTTAGCTATCCTGATGCCAAATTCTTTGTGATAAAGTCTTATAGTGAAGACGACGTGCACAAAAGTATCAAATATAACGTATGGTCAAGTACTCCGAATGGAAACAAGCGGCTAGATGCTTCCTATGCAGATGCACAGAGAAGGTCAGGAGGAAAGCATAGAGCAtgtcctgtttttcttttcttttca GTTAATGCGAGTGGGCAGTTCTGTGGTGTTGCAGAAATGATTGGTCCTGTTGACTTTCAGAAGGATATGGATTTTTGGCAGCAGGACAAATGGAATGGTAGCTTTCCTGTCAAGTGGCACCTAATAAAGGATGTTCCAAACCCTCATTTTCGGCACATAATCTTAGAGAATAATGAAAATAAGCCAGTGACTAATAGCAGGGACACACAGGAG GTAAAGTATAGTCAAGGTATTGAGATGCTGAAGATTTTCAAGAGTTACTCTTCAAAGACTTCCATTTTGGATGATTTCATGTATTATGAGGAGCGTCAACAAGCTTTATTTGATAAGAAAACGAAGTATCAAAATCAGAGCTACAAGGACTTTACCTTGGACATGTCAATGACCAACAGCAAACTGGTTGGCACTGTTGATCTGCAGACAAGTCAGGTGCTACCACAAACTGCTAATGATGCCAATGAAGACACCATGACTGTTCCAGTTGAGGATGTTGATAATATGTTGTCGACTGTGAAAATTAGTTCCCTTGCAAGTGAGCCAGAAGAAAAACACAGTAATGTATCCAGTGACATTGTCACAGTGGGCTCAATGCCGATCAAGGTTAATGGCTACAATTCTgttttctcctcctcttctgcTGACAAGGCCGAGGGATCTGATGACAATTTGAGTATCCTAACCGTGGGGACAATTTCCATCGATCCAAAAGCCCTAAGACTTGGCAAACATGGTAGTTTTGCTGCTGGAAATCGCTCTACCTGTGGAGTATAA
- the LOC116262383 gene encoding chloroplast stem-loop binding protein of 41 kDa b, chloroplastic translates to MARLITHASLKPALPSKQSFSSSSDFKGTRLAVPTKYKQKTWQRKGVVLVTASTAKKILIMGGTRFIGVFLTRLLVKEGHQVTLFTRGKAPITQQLPGESDQEYADFSSKILHLKGDRQDFDFVRTTLATTDFDTVYDINGREAVEVEPILDALPKLEQYIYCSSAGVYLKSDQLPHFEIDAVDPKSRHKGKLETESLLDKRGVNWTSIRPVYIYGPLNYNPVEEWFFHRLKAGRPIPIPNSGLQVTQLGHVKDLAKAFVAVLGNEKASKQVYNISGSKYVTFNGLAKACAKAGGFPEPEIVHYNPKEFDFGKKKAFPFRDQHFFASIEKATRELGWSPEFDLIEGLADSYNLDFGRGTYRKPADFSTDDMILNRTLVLQS, encoded by the exons ATGGCTAGGCTGATCACACATGCGTCCCTCAAACCAGCTCTTCCATCCAAGCAAtcattttcttcctcctctgatTTCAAGGGCACCCGCCTTGCTGTTCCAACCAAG tacAAACAGAAGACATGGCAACGAAAAGGAGTGGTTTTAGTAACAGCATCAACTGCGAAGAAGATACTCATAATGGGTGGCACCAGATTTATTGGTGTATTTTTGACAAGACTGCTAGTCAAGGAGGGCCATCAG GTGACTTTATTTACCAGAGGTAAAGCACCAATCACGCAGCAACTACCTGGAGAATCAGACCAGGAGTACGCAGACTTCTCATCCAAG ATTTTGCATTTGAAAGGAGACAGGCAGGATTTTGATTTCGTCAGAACAACACTTGCAACAACAGATTTTGATACTGTTTATGACATAAATG GAAGGGAGGCTGTTGAAGTGGAGCCCATATTAGATGCTTTGCCAAAGCTGGAGCA GTACATCTATTGCTCTTCAGCTGGGGTATACCTAAAATCTGATCAACTGCCACATTTTGAG ATTGATGCAGTTGATCCCAAGAGCAGACACAAGGGAAAGTTGGAGACAGAGAGTCTGTTGGACAAGAGAGGAGTTAATTGGACCTCAATCAGGCCAGTGTACATCTATGGGCCACTGAATTACAACCCTGTTGAAGAGTGGTTCTTCCACCGTCTCAAAGCAGGTCGGCCTATCCCAATACCTAACTCAGGCCTTCAAGTGACTCAGCTTGGTCATGTCAAG GATCTGGCTAAGGCCTTTGTTGCAGTTCTTGGTAATGAGAAAGCAAGCAAACAAGTCTATAACATTTCTGGATCGAAGTATGTTACTTTTAATGGGTTAGCAAAAGCATGTGCGAAG GCTGGTGGTTTTCCAGAACCAGAGATAGTTCACTATAATCCAAAGGAATTTGATTTTGGAAAGAAGAAGGCATTTCCATTTAGGGATCAG CACTTCTTTGCGTCAATCGAGAAAGCCACCAGAGAGCTCGGTTGGTCACCTGAATTTGACCTGATCGAAGGTCTCGCCGACTCCTACAATCTGGACTTTGGCCGGGGAACATACCGGAAGCCAGCGGATTTCTCCACCGATGACATGATTCTGAACAGAACTCTTGTGCTCCAGAGctaa
- the LOC116262354 gene encoding YTH domain-containing protein ECT4-like isoform X2, which translates to MERRDGSVAKRVEAYLGADLNPLGATVSVNVMDNEAAPAFVVDQGLYCPAATGYYGYYCTGYQAAGDWDNHGRVLQVDNQDLQYSALQAEGLPYVYYPPNYGYAQSAYNPFNPYIPGAIIGMDGQFVGSQPYYGSTSYQHAVSSSSFSPIVFQPSSDIPTCSLPANSLLSVPSSSSSGLDGAGGTYATPASVTTVTISDGPLKPKREVEKQGTSIQTLKPIDIKSVPVASKVATCAVPSSSMSKVNASDGHSSHSSEAGRVGQHQAVPVQKLQPAHVKPGTSEGAVRQLTSPEIFSSTSTSQSSSAPATIQVKDYIPLRRLTPVQRPVNITVTTGVNGVVDVGSGHHGWPMNNKSNKPLHFGMAMINVDRSPDALSEQNRGPRTSRSKNQWTSPLSLRVYSTRPFSNDMKENILIYADHYNRDDFPVSYPDAKFFVIKSYSEDDVHKSIKYNVWSSTPNGNKRLDASYADAQRRSGGKHRACPVFLFFSVNASGQFCGVAEMIGPVDFQKDMDFWQQDKWNGSFPVKWHLIKDVPNPHFRHIILENNENKPVTNSRDTQEVKYSQGIEMLKIFKSYSSKTSILDDFMYYEERQQALFDKKTKYQNQSYKDFTLDMSMTNSKLVGTVDLQTSQVLPQTANDANEDTMTVPVEDVDNMLSTVKISSLASEPEEKHSNVSSDIVTVGSMPIKVNGYNSVFSSSSADKAEGSDDNLSILTVGTISIDPKALRLGKHGSFAAGNRSTCGV; encoded by the exons ATGGAAAGGCGTGATGGCTCCGTAGCTAAAAGAGTGGAGGCCTATTTG GGTGCTGATCTGAATCCACTGGGTGCCACAGTTTCTGTGAATGTTATGGATAATGAAGCAGCACCTGCCTTTGTAGTAGACCAGGGGCTATACTGTCCTGCTGCAACTGGCTACTATGGGTATTACTGTACAG GCTATCAAGCAGCTGGAGACTGGGACAACCACGGTAGGGTCTTGCAAGTGGATAACCAAGATCTCCAGTACTCT GCTCTTCAAGCTGAAGGTTTGCCCTATGTATATTACCCACCAAATTATGGATATGCACAGTCTGCTTACAACCCATTCAACCCCTATATACCTGGAGCTATCATTGGCATGGATGGCCAGTTTGTAGGGTCTCAACCATATTATGGCAGTACATCTTATCAACATGCTGTCTCGTCTTCCAGTTTCTCTCCAATAGTTTTTCAGCCTAGTTCTGACATTCCAACTTGTAGTTTACCTGCCAATTCATTGCTTAGTGTTCCTAGCTCGAGTTCCAGTGGACTAGATGGTGCAGGTGGAACATATGCAACACCTGCTTCTGTGACTACGGTAACCATCTCTGATGGCCCGTTAAAGCCTAAAAGAGAAGTGGAAAAACAGGGTACTTCCATTCAGACTCTGAAACCTATAGATATAAAGTCTGTTCCAGTTGCCAGTAAAGTTGCAACATGTGCAGTGCCTTCTTCATCCATGAGCAAAGTGAATGCCTCTGATGGCCATTCTTCACATTCTTCTGAGGCTGGGAGAGTGGGGCAGCATCAGGCTGTTCCTGTTCAGAAGCTTCAACCCGCACATGTAAAACCTGGAACCTCTGAAGGTGCCGTGAGGCAGTTGACTTCACCAGAAATATTCTCCTCCACCAGTACCTCTCAG AGTTCAAGTGCTCCTGCAACTATTCAAGTGAAAGATTATATCCCTTTAAGGAGGTTGACACCAGTTCAGAGGCCTGTTAATATTACAGTGACCACAGGTGTGAATGGAGTCGTTGATGTTGGCTCTGGTCATCATGGATGGCCTATGAATAACAAGTCCAACAAACCGTTGCATTTTGGTATGGCTATGATCAATGTGGATAGAAGCCCAGATGCATTGAGTGAACAAAACAGGGGCCCTAGAACAAGTAGGTCTAAAAATCAGTGGACTTCTCCACTTTCTTTAAGAGTCTATTCAACTCGGCCTTTCAGTAATGACATGAAGGAGAATATATTGATCTATGCTGATCACTACAACAGAGATGATTTTCCTGTTAGCTATCCTGATGCCAAATTCTTTGTGATAAAGTCTTATAGTGAAGACGACGTGCACAAAAGTATCAAATATAACGTATGGTCAAGTACTCCGAATGGAAACAAGCGGCTAGATGCTTCCTATGCAGATGCACAGAGAAGGTCAGGAGGAAAGCATAGAGCAtgtcctgtttttcttttcttttca GTTAATGCGAGTGGGCAGTTCTGTGGTGTTGCAGAAATGATTGGTCCTGTTGACTTTCAGAAGGATATGGATTTTTGGCAGCAGGACAAATGGAATGGTAGCTTTCCTGTCAAGTGGCACCTAATAAAGGATGTTCCAAACCCTCATTTTCGGCACATAATCTTAGAGAATAATGAAAATAAGCCAGTGACTAATAGCAGGGACACACAGGAG GTAAAGTATAGTCAAGGTATTGAGATGCTGAAGATTTTCAAGAGTTACTCTTCAAAGACTTCCATTTTGGATGATTTCATGTATTATGAGGAGCGTCAACAAGCTTTATTTGATAAGAAAACGAAGTATCAAAATCAGAGCTACAAGGACTTTACCTTGGACATGTCAATGACCAACAGCAAACTGGTTGGCACTGTTGATCTGCAGACAAGTCAGGTGCTACCACAAACTGCTAATGATGCCAATGAAGACACCATGACTGTTCCAGTTGAGGATGTTGATAATATGTTGTCGACTGTGAAAATTAGTTCCCTTGCAAGTGAGCCAGAAGAAAAACACAGTAATGTATCCAGTGACATTGTCACAGTGGGCTCAATGCCGATCAAGGTTAATGGCTACAATTCTgttttctcctcctcttctgcTGACAAGGCCGAGGGATCTGATGACAATTTGAGTATCCTAACCGTGGGGACAATTTCCATCGATCCAAAAGCCCTAAGACTTGGCAAACATGGTAGTTTTGCTGCTGGAAATCGCTCTACCTGTGGAGTATAA
- the LOC116262384 gene encoding uncharacterized protein LOC116262384 gives MTSRVLKGLISPLLKSPSKALPYLASLHSNVTNPFPSTVATLVLPARCFRCHPPWNSILIFQPSVMHIHSLTDTRLPKRRPSDKPRRKRASLKPPGPYAWVPYVPGEPIASNRPNEGSVKGRNQRKRMKQRQAFIVSEAKKRKAEMKEARRKRNIERIERKMAAVARDRAWAERLAELQKRESEMKEAAA, from the exons ATGACATCCAGAGTGCTCAAAGGACTTATTTCCCCTCTTCTCAAGAGTCCTTCTAAAGCCTTGCCTTATTTGGCCTCTCTGCACTCCAATGTCACAAATCCTTTTCCTTCAACCGTTGCAACTCTTGTTTTGCCTGCTAGATGTTTCCGTTGCCATCCCCCATGGAACTCCATCCTGATTTTTCAGCCATCGGTCATGCATATTCACAGTTTGACTGATACCCGACTGCCCAAGCGAAGACCAAGTGATaaaccaagaagaaagagggcaAGTTTGAAGCCTCCTG GACCTTATGCTTGGGTGCCATATGTACCTGGAGAACCTATAGCTAGCAATCGACCCAATGAAGGAAGTGTGAAGGGGAGGAACCAAAGAAAACGGATGAAGCAGCGGCAAGCATTTATAGTG TCTGAGGCAAAAAAACGGAAGGCTGAGATGAAAGAAGCAAGGCGGAAGAGGAACATTGAGAGAATAGAGAGGAAAATGGCTGCTGTTGCTAGAGATCGAGCTTGGGCGGAACGACTAGCAGAGTTGCAGAAACGTGAATCTGAGATGAAAGAAGCTGCCGCATAA